One Streptomyces sp. ML-6 genomic region harbors:
- a CDS encoding NUDIX domain-containing protein — MPPYDPSTFPPFAVTVDLVVLTVRRHALCALVVRRGEPPFQGRWALPGGFVRADEDLGAAAGRELGEETGLCAQDPAAPAVGNGAHLEQLATYGDPGRDPRMRVVSVAHLALAPDLPAPRAGGDANSARWAPVEDLLGPEGGFGQEDESQAPLAFDHARILADGVERARSKIEYSSLATAFCPPEFTVGELRRVYEAVWGVVLDPRNFHRKVTGTPGFLVPSGGTTTRQGGRPAQLFRAGAATLLNPPMLRPEV, encoded by the coding sequence ATGCCGCCCTACGACCCGTCGACTTTCCCGCCCTTCGCCGTCACTGTCGACCTGGTCGTGCTCACGGTGCGCCGTCATGCGCTCTGCGCACTGGTCGTACGCCGTGGTGAGCCGCCTTTCCAAGGACGATGGGCGTTGCCCGGCGGCTTCGTGAGAGCCGATGAGGATCTCGGTGCGGCGGCGGGGCGGGAGCTCGGGGAGGAGACCGGCCTGTGCGCCCAGGACCCGGCGGCTCCGGCGGTTGGCAACGGTGCCCACCTCGAACAGCTCGCCACCTACGGCGACCCCGGTCGCGACCCGCGGATGAGAGTCGTCAGCGTCGCCCATCTCGCACTGGCCCCCGATCTTCCGGCCCCGCGGGCGGGCGGTGACGCGAACAGCGCGAGGTGGGCGCCCGTCGAGGACCTGCTCGGGCCGGAAGGAGGCTTCGGCCAGGAGGACGAGAGCCAGGCGCCGCTGGCCTTCGACCACGCGCGAATCCTCGCCGACGGCGTCGAACGGGCTCGATCTAAGATCGAGTACTCCTCCCTGGCCACCGCCTTCTGTCCTCCAGAGTTCACGGTCGGCGAGCTCCGGAGGGTGTACGAGGCGGTATGGGGCGTGGTCCTCGATCCGCGGAACTTCCATCGCAAGGTGACCGGCACCCCCGGCTTCCTGGTGCCCTCGGGCGGTACGACCACCCGTCAGGGCGGGCGTCCGGCCCAGCTGTTCCGGGCCGGCGCCGCCACGCTGCTCAACCCCCCGATGCTGAGGCCGGAGGTCTGA
- a CDS encoding DUF4192 domain-containing protein: MNQRHESNGPVDEQQITLRGPAELADALPYLMGFHPNDSVVMVALHGGRGRFGGRLRLGIPQTPEEWPSVAEQLAECLIKGSERRGSRPDAIVVFLCQDPAEGEPPGRVMERLRPLAQSLRTACGALDVPVLEALCISDGRYWSYCCPDGRCCPAEGNRMAMPGTSVMAAAAAYAGIQVRGSLREMESRLMPLGTAAEADQQQALDSMGVEMVPRLLDEAGRKAVGRETLDLARRLMKRLGEAPPTTPSLADINDDRLISHDEAAAMILGLQDRETRDRAAEWMEGPEADSALRLWRALSRRCVPPYEEHAAAPLALAGWVSWSTGDEPAARVALGLALRMDPHYTFAQLLHEACNQGLDPETLRRCLRGERNARLGRRSHRTAPGARPRTTRPATAPRRKAPSGPSRPETAARRRSGRAAPNRRTHRSDG, encoded by the coding sequence ATGAACCAGCGCCACGAATCCAACGGTCCGGTCGACGAGCAGCAGATCACTCTGCGAGGCCCCGCCGAGCTCGCAGACGCCCTTCCCTACCTCATGGGATTCCATCCGAACGACAGCGTGGTCATGGTCGCCCTGCACGGCGGCAGGGGCCGCTTCGGCGGGCGGCTCAGGCTCGGCATCCCGCAGACGCCCGAGGAATGGCCGTCCGTAGCGGAGCAGCTTGCCGAGTGCTTGATCAAGGGGAGCGAGCGGCGCGGCAGCCGTCCCGACGCGATCGTGGTCTTCCTCTGCCAGGATCCCGCCGAGGGCGAGCCCCCCGGCCGGGTCATGGAGCGGCTGCGGCCCCTGGCCCAGAGCCTGCGTACGGCCTGCGGCGCGCTCGACGTGCCGGTACTCGAAGCGCTCTGCATCTCCGACGGCCGGTACTGGTCCTACTGCTGCCCGGACGGGCGTTGCTGCCCGGCTGAGGGCAACCGGATGGCCATGCCCGGCACCTCGGTGATGGCGGCCGCCGCCGCGTACGCGGGCATCCAAGTGCGCGGATCGTTGCGGGAGATGGAGTCCAGGCTCATGCCCCTGGGCACAGCCGCCGAGGCGGATCAGCAACAAGCGCTCGATTCGATGGGGGTCGAAATGGTGCCCAGGCTCCTCGACGAAGCGGGCCGCAAGGCCGTTGGCCGGGAGACCCTGGACCTCGCCAGGAGGCTCATGAAGCGGCTCGGGGAGGCACCACCGACGACTCCCTCCCTTGCGGACATCAACGACGACCGGCTGATCAGCCATGACGAGGCGGCCGCGATGATCCTCGGCCTGCAGGACCGGGAAACCCGTGACAGGGCGGCGGAATGGATGGAGGGCCCGGAGGCCGATTCCGCGCTCCGGCTCTGGCGGGCGCTGTCCCGCCGTTGCGTCCCACCGTACGAGGAGCACGCCGCGGCTCCCCTGGCCCTGGCCGGCTGGGTCTCCTGGTCGACGGGGGACGAGCCGGCCGCGCGGGTCGCGTTGGGACTCGCGCTGCGGATGGACCCCCATTACACCTTCGCCCAGCTTCTCCACGAAGCGTGCAACCAGGGCCTCGACCCGGAGACACTGCGTCGTTGCCTGCGCGGGGAGCGCAACGCCCGACTGGGGCGGCGGAGCCATCGGACGGCCCCGGGCGCCCGGCCTCGCACCACACGCCCGGCCACCGCACCCCGACGGAAGGCGCCGTCCGGCCCCTCCCGCCCCGAAACGGCTGCCCGACGCAGGTCCGGGCGAGCCGCTCCGAATCGACGCACCCACAGGAGCGATGGATGA